In Mesotoga infera, the genomic window TTCTGCCTGAACTTAATGACAGAACCGGAATGAATACTAAGTGAAGCCCCGGCTGCGATATTCACGTCTCCCGTGACTATCATAGAATAATCGCTGCTTGATCCCCAGGCTACCGCTCCGTTAACAGTCCCGCCATCGAGGTGAATGTCGACCGCATTCCCTTCGAAGGTTGTTGTCTGATCGACAAAAGAAGAACCTATACCTATTCGCACTCCATTCGTATTGCTTACATACCGGTTGTCGAAATGCTCGAATGAAGAGTATCCTGCCGCTATACGGAGTCCATCCCCTGAAGTATTAGCTATGACCGAATTCGATACTGAAAGAGCACCTGTCCCGCTCTTAACTATCGTTCCACCATCGGATCTACCGCCATAGGAGATTCTGCACCAATCGAAGTAAGCAGAACCGTCGTTGCGGATACTTATAGATCTCCACCAGCCGGCCTCCGGCGGTGATTCTGCTCCAGGTATTTCACCGCCAACATTGTTGTCTCGAAGATCGGTGAAAAAGATGGGTGATTCCTCGGTCCCTAAAGCAATGAGCTTTCCATCGACGGCAAACATAGAATTCTGAGCTATCTTGATAACAGTCTCCGGCTTCACTGTGAGGCTCGCTCCGGCCGCAACAGTTACACTACCGTTCATCAGAATCGATATATATCCCGGAGTCGCCCACACTACATCTCCCGAGACTGTACCGGGATCAATCTGTACGGCGATGCTATTTTCACCAAAATACGTTATCTCGTCCACCTCTATCGAACTGCCGGCAAGAAGTCTTATTCCAATGGCATTAGAAACAATAGCTAAAGCTTCCGTCTTAACTCCGTCGGTCTTGTAATACAACCCTGAACCTGAATTGTGAGACAATGTCGAATATCTCACTTCGGTGCCGCCTGCTGCATTGTCAACTCGCAGTCCATCACCCGCAACATCATGTATGGTACTGTTCACCATTGAAAAGACTCCGGTGCTGTTCTTGATTACTCCGGCTCTATCACTAGCTCCCAGATAACCAATGACACAGTAATGGAAACTCGCGCTGCCCTCGTTCAGAAGACTTATGCTCCGCCACCAACCGATCTCCGGTGAAGTCTCATCGCCATCTCCGTTGGCATCTCCGCCAACTAAATCGTTTCGAAAGTCGGTCAAGTTTATGGGAGCGTCTTCTCTACCCTTTGCTTCAAGGTGACCGTATACAAGAATCCTGTTGTTTTGCCTCATCTTAATCACGGTTCCGGCTTTGAGTTCCAATGAAGCGCCTGCACCGATGGTTATATCTCCATTAGTAACCATAGAGTAATCGCTGTTGACTCCCCAGACAACATTCGTGTTTATTGTGCCTCCGTCAAGGTGGATATCTAGATCATTACCTTCAAATCGCGAAGTTAGATCTGAGAAAGATGAGTTTATCCCCAGCCGTAGACCAACTGAGTTGTGTCCAAAATAGTTGTTCGAAGACTCAAATAGAGAGTACCCGGCCGCTACTCTTAGTCCATCTCCGGCTCCGTTAATAATCGTTGAATTCGATATTCTTAGAAAACTAGTACCGCTCTTGAGAAGAGTAGCTCCATCTGATCTTCCCCCGTAAGCCAGAGTGCACCACTCAAGAACGGCTGAGCCTTCGTTCAGAATATTGATCGACCTCCACCCACCATTCTCGGGTAGAGTTTCCTTCCCGTCACCGTTTGCATCTCCACCCACAGAGTCGTCACGCAGATCAGTGAAAAAGATCTGCCGACTCTCTTCTCCTCTTGCCTGAAGTTCTCCGTAGACCAAGATCCTGTTGTTCTGCCTGAACTTGACAACAGTTCCCGGAGCTATCTCAAGAGACGCCCCAACACCGACCGTCACATCCCCGGTAACAATCATGGAATAATCGCCGCCGGCTCCCCACCTTACATTCGCGCCGATAGTTCCTCCGTCAAGATGGATGTCTACTTCGTTTGAAACGAAATTCGAAGTCTGGTCAAAGAAGGATGAGTTTGTCCCGACCCTGACTCCATTCGTGTTATACATGAATAGGTTGTTCAGGCTTTCGAAAAAAGAGTACCCCGAAGATATTCTGAGACCATCGCCTCGGACTCTTCGGATGATTGAGTTAGTTAGTCTCAGAGAACCCGTTCCTGCCTTGAGGATTCCTGCTCCCGTTGAAGCCCCCGCAAAGGAGATTTTGCACCATTCAAGAAAGGCAGAACCCTCATTACGAATGTTGATAGATCGCCACCATCCAGGTACCTGAGCAGTTCCGGTGAAGACAATCGGGTTCTCCTTATTGCCGACAGCCCTCAGAGTTCCGTCAACAATGAAGTCCTGATTCTGGACGATGAAAATCTCTACCCCCGGTTCGACTGTAAGAATCACATTAGGTGAAACGGTGATAGTAGACCTTACCAAGTACGGACTTCGATCTCTCGTCCAAACAGTATCTTCGGCAACGGTTCCTGACACTTCTGTGGGAGGTTTGTACCCATCAACAGGTGTCTCTGAGTTCAGGGCAAAAAGCACCCCTGACGAAAGTAGAAGGATTATCAGCAGCGAAGTCCTAACAAGCCAGAACGCTTTCATAAAGCACCTCCAGAGTATTCCAGGCTTTGCCGCCAGTACTACTCGGAGATTGGCCCGGTCACGCGCCAAAGCCATCGTATGAACTGATTATACATATGTGCGGAGAGAATACTTAGCAGATTGAATAGTGCTCTCTTGATTAAAGTAACAATCTGGAAGGCCTGGATGACCAAATGTTTGATGAGTATGGCTTTTCACAAAGCAACCTCGGCTGAAGAGACCCGTTTCGCGACTAGGTTCGATCCATTGTGATCGTTCAATGTTCCTTATGAACTCACGTTACGACTGGCCGGCATCAACGCATAGAGTTCTTGCTGAATGGGGGTATGATATCTTCTCTGCAATCATCTAGGCCAACACTTGTCTTCATAATTACTCTATAAATGGTCGAGCAGGTCTCATTCATGCTTCACAAAGGTGTTCTCGCTCAGTTCCCGGAAGGCAACATCCAGTTGTTCCCTGGTGTTCATGACTATCGGGCCTCCCCATGCAACGGGCTCGTTAAGAGGTTTCCCTGAAAACAGCAGGAATCTTATCCCCTCATTTCCTGCCCTCACCCAGAAGGTATCTCCATCGCCAAAGAGAACAGCTCGCTTGCTGTCAATGGCTTCCTCTTCATCAGGATCGAATCTTCCGCTACCCAGCAGTATATAGATGAAGAGAGTCATATCATCACCGGTCCCGAATGACCACTCTTTTCCGGCTTTGACCTCCACATCTAGATACTTGGCCTTCACATATCTTCCTTCGAATGCTCCGGTGATATTCTTGTAAGGTCCTGCAATTACGCGCACTATTGAACCTTCTTCATCTACAGCAGGAACATCATGACTCTTTATGTCTCCGTATTGAGGATTCGTCATTTTGTCCCTGGCAGGTAGATTAAGCCAGAGCTGTGCTCCAAGCAACCGTGCCGACGGTTTGGGCATCTCTTGATGAATGATCCCCGACCCTGCCGTCATCCATTGACAGTCTCCGTCGAGTATTTCGCCTTTGTTGCCCAAACTATCACCGTGCTCGATAATACCACTCACGAGATAAGTTACGGTCTCGATACCTCTATGAGGATGCCATGGAAAGCCCTTAACGTAGTCCTCCGGATTTGTCGAATCAAAGGCATCCAGCAGCAAAAACGGATCAAAATCCTCAACGTCTCTGTGACCCACTACTCTAACGAGCTTCACGCCCGCTCCATCAACGGCGGCTCTCCCAGTCAAGATCTTACTGATTTTCCGTATTCTGCTCAATGTAGGCCTCCTCTTCACTCCACGGCGGATTCTTATACATCAGTACTCAAAAGCCTTTCGCAAAAGGGTTTCTCCAGATCTCAGAATAACCTTCCATCTGAATCCAATGATCTATTATCGCAGATAGGTCTCCAAGAATATTCTCATTAGACAAGAAGATAGACAACAGGAAGGCCGGACCTTGTCCGGTCCGGCTTTAAGGGATGGGGTGAGAAAGGTCATGAAGGTTTCCACTGTCAGTTCTGCTGTACCTTGTAATCAGTTGGCGCTTACTATGCTTCTATGCCGGGGTTCATGCTCGTCTATAGTCTGAAAAATCATTTTCAAAGAAATTATAAGAAAGAATTTTGGTGGTATTGTCGCAGAAATATGGGAAAAGATGAGAGATAACCTGAAAGTTGATTTTTTGGGCAAGCCTTATGGAACACCATAGCTTGCATAGAAAGAGAAAATTGAGAAACTTGCAGCTCACTGCGTACATAATGAATCGATCTCTTTGGATTCACAGGAGATGATGATAAGATTTCGGTGTGAACTAGAGACTATCTAGGTTCATTTTTCATAGAAGGCAGACCGGTAAGAAGGTGCTTTGCCAGAGGTCAAAGACACCATAGGGATGCAATGAATACGAGTCGCCGCCCGGCAAAAATTGCTATCTGCGAATTCTCCTTGTTCATACCCGTTATCCTTTCAGTGCATTAATAAATCGTATCTACCTACTGTCAATACTCTAAAGAGAAGTCTCTCGAAACTCGTCCTAAAGCTCTCAGTTGCTCAGCGATTTTCTCACTTTCTTCTAGAAAAAGAAGACGTATTTCGTACTCATTGGAAACGTCTGCTGATCTAAAGAATAGAAGTTATCTCATAAGCAGCCCACCAAAGCGATTTTGAGATATGCTGAAAATCTCTCGAAATTCAAGGAGGTATGATTATGAAACGTCAGCTTATCCTTCTCTTCGTACTGCTTTCGGTGATAGTTTATTGTATCGATCCCTACTTCACCGAAGAGAAAATAAACACGTTTATTGAACGGCTCGAATCGGAAGGGTTCATTGTTCAGCAAGGGACATTCTACTCATTCGATATGCCCGACCTATTCTCAAACTACATTACGCCCAGCTGTTATGGAAACAATGCCGATACGCCTTACTGTGTTTACTATATGCCGCCGGCTCCCTCTCAAACTGTAAATAATACCTTCCCATTCACTTTCAGACTTAGAGAAGACGAAGCTGTTGTCTTTCTGGGATGGACGCCCCCGGAG contains:
- a CDS encoding right-handed parallel beta-helix repeat-containing protein encodes the protein MKAFWLVRTSLLIILLLSSGVLFALNSETPVDGYKPPTEVSGTVAEDTVWTRDRSPYLVRSTITVSPNVILTVEPGVEIFIVQNQDFIVDGTLRAVGNKENPIVFTGTAQVPGWWRSINIRNEGSAFLEWCKISFAGASTGAGILKAGTGSLRLTNSIIRRVRGDGLRISSGYSFFESLNNLFMYNTNGVRVGTNSSFFDQTSNFVSNEVDIHLDGGTIGANVRWGAGGDYSMIVTGDVTVGVGASLEIAPGTVVKFRQNNRILVYGELQARGEESRQIFFTDLRDDSVGGDANGDGKETLPENGGWRSINILNEGSAVLEWCTLAYGGRSDGATLLKSGTSFLRISNSTIINGAGDGLRVAAGYSLFESSNNYFGHNSVGLRLGINSSFSDLTSRFEGNDLDIHLDGGTINTNVVWGVNSDYSMVTNGDITIGAGASLELKAGTVIKMRQNNRILVYGHLEAKGREDAPINLTDFRNDLVGGDANGDGDETSPEIGWWRSISLLNEGSASFHYCVIGYLGASDRAGVIKNSTGVFSMVNSTIHDVAGDGLRVDNAAGGTEVRYSTLSHNSGSGLYYKTDGVKTEALAIVSNAIGIRLLAGSSIEVDEITYFGENSIAVQIDPGTVSGDVVWATPGYISILMNGSVTVAAGASLTVKPETVIKIAQNSMFAVDGKLIALGTEESPIFFTDLRDNNVGGEIPGAESPPEAGWWRSISIRNDGSAYFDWCRISYGGRSDGGTIVKSGTGALSVSNSVIANTSGDGLRIAAGYSSFEHFDNRYVSNTNGVRIGIGSSFVDQTTTFEGNAVDIHLDGGTVNGAVAWGSSSDYSMIVTGDVNIAAGASLSIHSGSVIKFRQNNRIIVYGVLEATGKENLPIYFTNLRDDSVGGDANRDGEETVPASGWWRSISIMTDGEADFEMCVIRYAGYGDKAGVLKNSSGHVSMSNTLVEHIAGDGFRVDNAAGGVVVRESTFSHNSGAGLNCRTDGVVIEASFFESNDIGVRAVANSSLLIDERTHFAENNRDIHVDAGTISGEIVWRVPEHTALFLSGSTSISRDGRLEILAGTVVKVAQNTSITVDGELIAIGTEQSPVHITDLRDDSVGGDTNRDAEATAPDRGWWNSVNIRESGKARIDWITIGYSQSGIIRSGSGSFTLTNSTIHNVTGDALKLLAGYSSLELSNNSFISNGTGVRLAVNVSFDDQLARFEENGTDVFVDGGVINSDVVFGMSSEYSFYVSGELTISKDAILEIKSGTVLKFAAYRGLRVSGSLKAAGTEYAPIVFTDWRDDSFGGDSNRDGDDSLPEPGWWRGIYIQEEGSAELEWAIVMYAGYGDKAGLFKTGSGSLITRNVSVSKTAGDGLHLSNSTGFIEVFESSFSRNSTGVGISSSQTVPISFADCIFEENTIYGVRNDSQVEVVTVDCWWGDITGPHHPSLNYRGTGNSVSDNVAFDPWTGKEELEYELDTEETMTEEEVIGEVPVAEWVEVFADGICFEVPSIWYDDSQEYRRELEDDEDSKAVSRWFDSEPGSENVFFVIARVRPEFLEGEKEEIRLSMEVVEESERLIAGQPGIWIELTAPQWDVERTIYSHVYQPDDDGYCLSIGFAAKVGFWSQNEPILERIVDTLRYCVN
- a CDS encoding pirin family protein, giving the protein MSRIRKISKILTGRAAVDGAGVKLVRVVGHRDVEDFDPFLLLDAFDSTNPEDYVKGFPWHPHRGIETVTYLVSGIIEHGDSLGNKGEILDGDCQWMTAGSGIIHQEMPKPSARLLGAQLWLNLPARDKMTNPQYGDIKSHDVPAVDEEGSIVRVIAGPYKNITGAFEGRYVKAKYLDVEVKAGKEWSFGTGDDMTLFIYILLGSGRFDPDEEEAIDSKRAVLFGDGDTFWVRAGNEGIRFLLFSGKPLNEPVAWGGPIVMNTREQLDVAFRELSENTFVKHE